From Thermodesulforhabdaceae bacterium:
CATGTGACAGCTATAACTCATAGAAAAAATCCCATTTACCCGGCGACCATCGTTGGACGGCCACCAATGGAAGATTGTTATATGGCAAAAGCGACCGAGAGGATCTTTCTTCCGCTTATTCAAATGATTCTTCCAGAAATTGTTGATTACTGGCTTCCCTGGGAAGGGGTTTTTCACAATATCACCATTGTTGCCATAAAAAAGGAATATCCAAGACACGCTCACAAGGTCATGAACGCCTTATGGGGTCAGGGGCAGATGGCTTTTTGCAAAGCCATTGTGGTTGTTGACCATAATGTAGATTTGAAAAATCCTGCTGAAGTATTACGACACATTCTGAACAATGTGGACTTTGATAGAGATCTTTTACTTTCGGAAGGCATTCTCGATGTCCTGGATCACAGTTCCCCCAATCCTTTCTATGGCTCAAAAATAGGCATTGATGCTACCCTGCCCCACAAAGAGGAATCTCAAAGAAGACTACCAGAAGGCACACAAAAAACTCTTTCCAGAAACGATGCTCTTGTAATTCTTCGAGAAATAAGCTCAAATATAACTGACTGCTTCGCTCCGGACTTTAACACCCGGCATTCTGTTCTTCTCGTTGAATATTTGTCAGATGACACTTCTACGGGACATCGTCCCTGGCAGATAGCTCCGGTTATTCTGGAACATCCCGATTTACAAAACTTTTCTGTTTTCGTTATCTGCGACAAAGGAATAAATTTAAAAGACGGTTCTATGGTCCTGTGGAAAATCTTCAATAATGTGGACCCCAAAAGGGATATTATCGTTAAGGAAGGCAGAATCGTTGTAAATGCTACAAAGAAAGGTTCACAGGACGGGCACACTCGCCCCTGGCCAGAGGACATAGTTATGGACGAGGATGTCCGCAAAAGAGTCAGAAGCCGAGCAAAGGAGCTCGGAATTGAAATATTCTTACAGTAAGGAAGGTGACAAGAAGGAAATGGAGCGACAAAAGGAGTTGTCAACCGAAAGACAGCAATCTCATTATAAGTATGATGTTATTGTAGTTGGAGCTGGACACGCTGGCTGTGAAGCAGCTCTAGCGGCTGCTCGTATGGGTTGTCGCACACTAATTCTTTCTATTTATCTCGACACCACTGCTCACATGCCCTGTTCGCCATCCATTGGAGGTATTGCAAAAGGTCATCTCGTAAAAGAGATAGATGCGCTTGGTGGTTTAATGGCAAGAGTGGCAGATCAGACGGCCATACAGTTTCGGATTCTAAACACCAGAAAAGGTCCTGCTGTGCGAGGCACACGCACTCAAAACGACAAAGTGCGATATCGAACTCTCATGAAACACGTTATCGAAAAAACCGAAGGAATTGACCTCAAACAGGCGCTTGTTGAAGAACTGGTGGTTGAAGATGGAGCAATTAAGGGAGTTATTGATCAGATTGGGGTCTTTTACGAAGCTCCAGCTGTTGTGCTGGCTACCGGGACGTTTCTTCACGGGTTGATTCACATTGGAAGGCGACAAATACCCGCTGGGCGAGCGGGTGAGTTTCCATCAAACCGCCTCGCCGATCAGCTTCAGGCTCTGGGGTTTGCTCTGGGACGGATGAAAACAGGGACTCCAGCAAGAATACATCGCCGAAGCATTGACTTTTCCAAGTTCGAACGGCAGGTCGGGGACGAAAATCCAAAGCCTTTCTCGCTCTTTACCGATCGCATTGTGCTTCCACAGGTTGAATGCTACATAGGTCGAACAACTAAAGAAACCCACCGCATTGTCAGAGAACACATACATCTTTCACCGCTTTATAATGGAACGATAAAAGGAGTTTCAGCCAGATACTGCCCTTCGCTCGAGGACAAGGTCATGAAGTTTTCTCACAAGGATTTTCATCAGATAATTCTGGAACCTGAAGGGCTCGACACGGAAGAAATCTACGCAAGCGGGACCGGAAATTCCCTTCCCTATGAAATTCAGATGAAAATCATCCATTCAATTCCAGGACTTGAGGAAGCCGAAGTTATGAGACATGCTTACGCTATTGAATACGACTTCGTTCAACCCACTCAACTCTTCCTGACTCTAGAGACGAAGCTTGTGAGAGGTTTATTCTTTGCGGGGCAGATTAACGGGACATCAGGCTACGAAGAAGCGGCTGCTCAGGGATTGTGGGCAGGAATAAATGCGGCGCTTAAAGTGCAGGGACGGCCGCCTTTTATTCTGGATCGGTCAGAAGCTTACATGGCTGTTCTTGTAGATGATCTGGTCACAAGAGGAACCAATGAACCCTACAGGATGTTCACATCGAGAGCCGAATATCGTCTGCTTCTTCGAGAAGACAATGCCGACTTGAGACTTCTTGAAAAAGGCTATCAGCTAGGGCTACACGACCTGAACACATACAAGGAACTTCTAGAAAGAAGGGAGGAGATAAAACAAGAAGTTTCCAGGTTAAAAACCACGATAGTAGTTCCATCAAAGGAGCTGGCGGCTTTCCTTGAGGAAAGGCAATCGGCGCCGATTCAGGAACCGACAAGCCTTGATAAACTTCTGAAACGCCCTGAGCTTACTTATGAAGATATTTGCAAAATCTCTCCCCCACCAAAGGAGCTCTCTGAAAGAGTCAGGGAGCAAGTTGAAATTTCCTGTAAATATGAAGGCTACATAAGGAGGCAGGAAGCCGAAGTTAAGAAATTCAAAAACCTGGAAAGCATTCTCATTCCAGAAAATTTCTCCTATAAAGGCATTCCCGGACTTTCGAATGAACTTATAGAAAAACTTACCGCCATTCGACCTCGCTCTCTTGGGCAGGCATCAAGAATCCCCGGCATGACCCCGGCAGCTCTGTCCATTTTAATGATTTACATCCGCAAACAGTCTGCTCCTTCTGGCAAAGAATCCCTACCTGAGGAAGAAGAAAATTCCATAGCCGCCGTTTGAATCAAACAAAGAGCATGACTTAGTGTGGCTAGGGTAAAGATCTGGTAAAAACTGCTAACACCAAAGAAAAGGAGAAAAAGCCATGAAGGCCTCTAGAACGCTTATCTTGGTAGTGATAACTTTGCTTGCCATCACTTTTTATGCTCATAGTTTAAGAGCACAAGCAGTAGAAGGTTTTTTAGTGAATATTTCTACTCGGGGCTATGTAGGAACCGGAGATAATGTTATGATTGCTGGTTTTTGTATAGCAGACCAGCCTCTTACCGTGATAATAAGGGCTTTAGGACCAAGTTTAAGTGCCTGGGGAGTTTACGGAACCCTGGCAGATCCAATGTTTGAAATTCGTTCGCCAAGCGGAGCTTTGCTTTACCAAAACGATGATTGGGGAAACGACCCAAGCGCTTCTTTCTTATTACAACTAGGAGTTCAACCATCTAGCGCAAGAGAAGCAGCAGCTATCGTTACGGCAAATCCTGGATGTTATACGGTTATAGTCAGAGGTGTAGGTGGAAGAACTGGAGTTGCTCTCATTGAAGTTTACGATATTACGGAATTTTTGTATTTCTAAGATAAACCTATTTCGGGGGCGACCAATTAGACAATCGCCCCTATACTCTATTGCATACTTTATTTGAATTTACCAACAAAACCAAACACAGGAGCTAGAGAGATCATGAAGTTCATTCTTAGAACCTTATTGATCACTGTTATCGTATTGTTAACTGTCATACCTTACGGTCATGGTGAAAATAATCTACCCGTCTTGCTTTACTCCGTTTCCGGTCACGCTCAATTCCCCAAAGGAACTTTGGCGGATCCTACCCCAATTCCCAAAAATGAATACGCTATTGTGGATATTAACCAACTAAAGTCTTTAAAACCAAGTGATAAAGTCCTAGTAAATATAGGCAATGTCAACACAATAATGGATACAAAAAGTATCCAGAAAAGATCTGACGGCATAACTTGGTTGGGAATCCCAGAGAATTATTCTTCCTGGGACTATCTTCTTTTAACAACATCTGGAGACTATGTTTTTGGAACACTCCAAGCTGGATTGAGAATAATTAAAATTACACCATCGCAAGCTACAGGGCTCGTGGAATTAAATGAACTTAATCATGCCCTTGAGATGCCAATTGGAGACGACGTTAAAATTCCCTCTTTTCCTCTCAATGAATCCTCTCCTTACGAAAAGGACTCGCAAAATATTTTAGACAAAATCCCCGTAATAAAGCCTCCCAAGACCGAAGATTCTTCAAGTTCCACAACCGTGGATGTAATGGTTTACTATACTCCCGGCGTTGTAGCTTATTACGGTTCTGAAGGGGCCACTCAAGCAGCTATTCAACATTTTGTAGATCTGACAAATCAGGCTTACGCAAATAGTCAGATTCCTCTCCAAATTCGATTAGTTTATAAACATCAGATTTCATACACTGACGATGGAGATCCATGTCAGATTCTTGACGAGCTGACCAATGCCAGCGGGATTTTCTCAGAGATGCCTTCATTGAGATCTAGATATGGAGCAGACCTTGTAGTTCTTCTTAGAAGATTTAACAACTCCACGAATAATGCTTGCGGATGTGGATGGTTATTACCATCAATGACCCAAAAAGATTGGATGGCTAACCATGCAGCATTTTCGGTAATTCAAGTTGGTAATTCGGCTGATGGAAGTCCTTATTACTGCTCCGATTTTGCCTTTTCTCATGAATTAGGTCACAACCTTGGCTGCCAGCATGATCGAGCACATGCAAGAAGCCAAGGAATTTTTTCTTACTCTTACGGATACATCAACCCTTCGAACATCTGGGGAACAATTATGGCTTACCACTCATCAAGAATCCCTTTTTTTTCAAACCCTCGAGTTACTTATCGAGGGGAACCTGTTGGTGTAGATCGTAGTAGCCCAAACTCGGCTGACAACGCCCTAACAATAACCCAGACAAAAGATTTCGTAGCTTCGTATATGTCAACCAGTGGTGGTGGAATAGATGGAACATTAATAAACATCTCCACCCGAGGCTACGTAGGAACCGGGGATAATGTTATGATTGCTGGTTTTTGTATAGCAGACCAGCCTCTTACCGTAATAATAAGGGCTTTAGGACCAAGTTTAAATGCCATGGGTGTTTCTGGAACTCTAGCAGATCCAATGTTTGAAATTCGTTTGCCAAGCGGAACTCTTCTTTATCAAACTGACGATTGGGTAAACGACCCAACCGCTTCTACTTTATTACAACTAAGAATTCAACCACCCAACCCAAAAGAAGCAGCAGTTGTCGTTACGGCATATCCTGGATGTTATACGGTTATAGTAAAAGAAACAGGGGGAAGAACTGGAGTCGCTCTTGTTGAAATTTACGATATTAGCCCATTTTTGAGATGAACCCATTTTTCGGGAGCGCCCAATTGGACACTCCCTTTAATTTCCAAGCTTGGAATAATGAAAATCAAACAAGACATTACGAACTTAAAAATGGAGGCATGTATGACGCATAATTCTATTATCCTATACCGAGTGGATAATTCCGACAGGTTAATTTTTGTTAACGAAGAGTGGTTTCGTTTCGCAGAAGACAACGATGCTTCACATCTTGCATCGCCCTTCATTATTGGAAAAAGCTTGTGGGATTTAATTACTGACCAGGAAGTAAGAGCAATATACTCAGCAATTTTAAGCCGAGTTAGACAAACGGGAAAACCTATATCCTTCAACTTCCGATGTGATGCCCCCTCGTGCAGGCGATATATGCTGATGACTATCCTGCCTGTGGGTAAAGGAATTGTAGAATTTCAAAGTAGGATCTTAAAGATCGAGTATCGCAAACCCGTTCGTCTTCTCCTAAAAAATGTGTCGCGAGAAGAAACTTTTATTGTAGTGTGTAGCTGGTGTAAGCGAGTTAAAGCAAAAGAAGACCTCTGGTTAGAAGTGGAAGAAGCTATCAACATGTTAGATCTAATGACGAAGCCTAAACTGCCAAAAATAAGCCACGGAATATGCCTGGACTGTTATAAGAATGTGATCTAGGGGTTTATGTCGGAATTACATCAATAAACCTGCAACATATTGAAAAAATTGGGTAAGTCTTCAAAAAGACTCACTCTATAGCTTTAAACTCCAAACCGCCCGTGACCTGTTGATGTCTTTCCGCCAAAACCATGTTCTGAAATAGCTTTTTCAAAGGCTTTTTCAAAATTCTCCTTCATCTCGGATGAAAGTTCCTTTTTCAGCAGGAATATGAAGTCAAAAACAGAACCTGGCATTACAGCCAAAAAAGGAATAGGCACAGGCTGCTGATCTTCCGTAGGTCCTCTTTCCCCACCGTAATATTCCCTGTAATGGCAGTTGGTAATTTCGATCCCAAGTTCAGGCACATCAGCGGGAAGAGCATCCATAAATATTACTTTTCCTTTTTTGGCACCAGTTCCCTGGGAACTTTCAACTCCAGCCCCGAAAAGATCTTTAAGACTTTCCCAATAAGTAGCATCTTCATCAGCCCAATGGCTGAAAAAATTTTCATCCTCCGTGGCTTTGTTTACAAGATACGCAAGCCGTAACACTCCCTTGACTCCTTCAGCAGGAATGTAGGGAATGCCCATAGTCCAGTGAAAAGTAAAGCCTCGCTCGGTAGGATTTGAATTTCCAAGCCCAACAATCAATGGGCTTAACAGCTTAGCCCGATACCGGTAACACTCGTATCCAATCCTTTTGAAAGCTTCGCAAATCCCATCCCTTTCTTCTATCTTGCGCTTAAGAATCTCAAATAGGAAAGGCTTTATTTTCCTGTAATATCCCACTGATTCATCAGCCTGATGATGGCCGCCCCCAGAAGATAAAACCGTTTCAGGTTTTGTTTGAAACTGATACTTGATGTGCCCCGTGGCGGTGGATTTTACCGCCTTTAGCCATTTGTTGAAATAGAGACCGAAGTTAAAGGGATTTTCATTACTTAGAGATTTTTCCACAACCTCATTTACAACTGAAGGAAGGGGACGAAAATCCAGTTCTTTCGGCTTTTCTTTTTTACCTTTAGAATCACGCATTCTACTTATCCTCCACGAAAACCTTGCTCACCACCTTGAACCATTCAAGAAACCTTAAAGCTTCCTCCTGGATCGCTATGACTTCCAGAACTCCTTTCTTTGTTATTTCCTCAATTAAATCAGCCGGCTTATTTATGTCGAAGGAAAGCATTCCTCGTTCCTTGAGCCACTCCGCAAGAGCTTCAAAAGCAAGCCAGTGCTTGTCGTCCTTTTTATACTTGTTGTCACCTTGATTAGCCGCCTTTGCCAGAAGAAAGCACAAGGTATGCCCAAGGCCGTTTTGAAGAATCATGGCAGGAAGGCCTGCTACAAAGCTGGAAAATTCTTTCATTGAACCAATTTTCTTAAAGGCGGACTTTGCTTTTTCATAAGCAAAAGCCGATCTTTCTTGGGACAGACTTTTCATTGCTTGCTACCTCCATTTACCCATTGAACCTTGCAGATGCCCTTACCAAGAGTAAAATCTCCGCCGATTTGAATGTGAGAGCAAACGCCGTCCATGGTTACTTTGGAAGCTACATCTTTAGCTTTAATATTGACTCCTGAAGCTCTGACATCCGAAAAAAAAGCAAGAAAGTATAGAACCGAGTCGGAAGGAAGATATTCCTGGTATCTAAGGGAGCCATCCTTTGTGGTTCCGCTAGCATCGTCAATAGCAATGTGAGCCTGAACCTCCGTGGCTGTTCGGACCAGATAGCCAAAAATATCATCAGAAACGATAAGGGCTTTTTTAACTGAAGGGACATAGTTTTTGACAAAATTTTTAAGACTATCCAGCCTGGTATTGTTTTTTACATTAGTTACGATATCTTCAAGTATAACCTGGGCAGGCATACTTTCAATTAAAGCCAGAGATTCATCGGAATTAGACAGCTGGGGCACTCCTGGCAGGGGGTTATATCCAAGAAGTTCCAGATCTTCCGAAAGCCGCCTCAAAACGGCAGGGCATGTTACATGCACAAAGGGTGATACATTGGATCTCACAGGAAAGAATAGAATTCTGGCATCAGTAACGGTAATGGCACCGGCCCAATTGGATCCAGTCTCTCCCGATTTGCCAAAGATACTTTCGGCCGTCCCTTTGTCATTCCAGGCGTTTTCACACCAGTCTCTCATAGATCCCTTAATACCGGAAGCCTGAATCATGGGCCAGGCTGTGTGACGTTCTCTTTGAATGGGAAGATCCACGGCCCCAAGAGCCTGCCCTGATCCGGCACAAAGAGGTGTCAACGGATAAAGAATGCACAACCTTTTTTCTCCACCCCACAACATAAAAACCTCCTAATTAAAAAGATATCAGTTCACACAATCCGGGATTGCTTTTACCAAAGAATACCGTTCCTGCCGGGAAAAAAGTCTCAACGGGTTTGTGAAACCCCTTTCTCATGTCCCAGCCGCCAGTTCGGATGAGCTTTCCGGAAGCATAGGCTCCCTGCGTAAGTTTTTCATTTTGAGCCAGCCGCCAGGGCAATGGAGAAAGAAGAAGGAGTCTGTTTGCCTTTGGCTTCGGGGGTTCTATATCCCCTCCAAGAATACGGTAACGGGTCATCCTTCCTTCACCGCCAAATTGAAACACTCCCAACGGATCCAGATGGGACGGAACGAGTGGTTTGTCTATCCCCACTGCGAGAAAAACACCTTCCTTTAAGCGCACATGTTTTGTGGCATAAAGATGTCCTCGCCTTGTTGTTCTCAAGCTGTAATCCCTGGCAATACCAACTCGATTTTCCAGCACAAAAAGTGCATTTCTCGGAATAGCCATGGCTTTATCGTGCCTAATATTTTCAATGCGGCTTTTCACCGGAAGCTGGAAATTTTCCTGTTCTGCCGATAATTCAAGAGCCTTTGCAGTTACCCAGTAACTTCCCGTTACGGGCTCTGCATCTCGAGGCGGATTCTTTATCCAGACCATGCAGGCTCTATCGGTGAACACCCGGGGCACATTATCCTGCGGGAGCGCCTGAAAGATTTCCAGAATGTCCCTGCCCTTATTATTCTCGCGAAACCAGTTTGCGGGAGCCGGAAAGAGTAGAGTTCTTCCAACCATGAAAAGGGGACCCGCAATCCGGAAACCGCTTTTCTGAGGAGTTCCCCAGAAAGGAAGATTTTCGGCATCGAGGTCTTCATCGTCTCGAAGTTTTTTTACAAGATCAGGCGAGAGGTTTCTCTGAGCCAGTATGGCCGTTCTCAGGGCTCCGACTACAGTGTAAGGCATGGGCGGAAAAAGTGGTCTTCCCGTCTCATGAGTTTCACCCGCCTCCATCGGATCCCCACCCCTAAAGAAGAGGGTATCCAGCGGTCTTAGTTCAAGCCATTGTTCTACAAAAAAGTTCTGTTCCTGCGACATGCCCCATCTCCATCCTTTAGACAAAAGCTTTGTTTCTTCTTACGGCTTCCGCAACGAAATGGGCTATTTCGATTACTTCCGTTGATATGGATTCTTTGTTCTCATCGTCAGATCTTCCACCCAGAAGAAGAACGGCTATGTGTAAAGCCAGTTCGTTAAGAGCCACTGCCATAGGTTTTACCTTGCTCTTTTCAAGGCGAGAGGCGATAAGCCCTAGAAAGCTCTTTTTATCTACCTCCAGGTTGAGAAGAGCAGGTTCCAGTTCGGCAAGGTCGTAAATCACAGAAGAACTGATTTCCTTTCTTGCGATTGCTTCCACGAGCTTTTCAAAAGAATCCCAGACTTTCACTTCCTCCCAGAAGGTATCCTTAAAACCTGCCGTAAAAAGACGCTCACCACCCGCTCTCTTCTGCAAGGAAAGACTCATTGCCGCTCGACCCTTATGTTTTGCATCTTCAAGCAGCTCATGAGCCCGGCTGATGGCAGCTCGAAGAGGCCACTTGTGATGGGCCATGAAAAGCCCAGCAGAAATGGAAATGTCCTTGCCTTCTCCAAGGTGAACAAGAAGACGATCTTTTTCGGAAATTTCGTCATCACTGACTATCGGGGCAACAGTGCCGTTGTTGAGCCTTACGAAAGCCCAGTTGTAGGCTTCAGCAAGCTCCCTTGCCGCTCTAACAGCCGTTGACACAGGAAAAACGGCGCATACGTCGTCACCTCCAGCATAGATGAGCCATCCCGAGTGTTTCTTAACAATTCGAGGAACCGTGTTTAGAGCGTATTCAGAAAGGGCCTGGGATATAGCACCATGAACAGAAGGCGACAGCATTCTATTTTCGTCCATTAAGGTTTTATTTTCCTCTTTCCTTACGATTTCATGCCAGAAGGACTGATATATTTTGGAAATCCTTTTGGCTTCAAGCCGCTTTACAATTTCCGGATGAAAAACATCACGCCACTCCGAAGAAAATCCTCCTGCAAGAAGTTTTCCCATGTTGTCGCCATCCATCACAAGAAGGGCGTAGTAGCGATCAACATTGTGAACAGGATCGTCTTCTGAAGCCTTCTGAATTATTTCCAGGACCCGCTTTGTTTTTACATCGTCAACGGTTTCAATTTCATTTTTCTCACTTTCAGCGCTGTCCTGTCGATGAACGATTTCTGCCACTTCTCTGGGCTTTAAACCCGCATCTCTAATTCTTTTGTCGTTTCTCCTGAGCCAGTCCGATAGAGAAACCTCCGTTGTGGACGGAAACCCCGCGGCATCCTTGAAAAATTCTTTAAGAGGATGGTTTTCTGGAACAGCTCTATAAAGGAGCCTTTTTATAAGTCCAATAGCCGAAAGCCTTTCCGTTTGTTTAATTTCTTTTTCGGAAAACCTTTTACGAATTTCTATCCAGCAGGGATCCAGGCTTGGTCTTGGGTTGGGATCAGGTTTTCTACCGGGATTTAAGACACAGTCCCTTCCCGCGATACTGCACTCAAGGCAGGAAAAGCGCAGGGCTTCAAGATCCGTGTGGAGATGGCATTTTATACCTGGTTCTTCGGCTCTTAAGTTTTCCGGCATAAGTTTCGTGGCCGCAAGGCTTCGTTGAGCCAGGTCGTGAGAAAGGCTGTAGAAAAAGCTTTCGCTATAATAAGCACTTTGATGAGTATCCTGATTTTCGTCCAGAGAGAAAGGAAGTTTATGCGCTCTGGCTTTCCCCAGGTATTCAGAAACCACATCAAAAACTTCTCCAGGTAAGAAATCTTTCCAGTCTGAAGCTTCTTGTTCAGTTAGAAGAGGCCCTGCCGCCCAGTGATATTCCCAGAAACTATCCACCTGACGATCAAAGATTCTTTCGAAAGCTTCAAGGCAGACCTTACCCTGGAGGTTCCGGAAGCATTTTTTAACGACTAGATCTTTAGTTTCCTCAGCGACCTTCTTCCATTCACCAGATACACTTTTCTGGACGAACTCCGCCGCTTCTTTTTCTTCTCCGGCGGGCACAAGAAAGACAATCTTATTCGGAAGGGTTGCCGCCCGGATTTCCAGGGAATATCTCGGCTTCCAGTCCCTGGGAAAACTGAACAGGATGTCCAGGAAAAGCTCAACCAGGGGTTGCCCCACAGGCCAGGGGTAGATAATGTGATCGGAACCATAGCGGAGTATAACCGCTTTCATTGCTTCTGAAGAAAGCCAGGAGAGAATAAGGGAAGCTGTCCAGTGATCTCGAAGTTTCCGGGATCGGGCAATAAAGTCCTGCACAGGAACAATGCTGAAAACCATAACGGCGGCTTTTCTTTCTGGAGACAACTCGTAGCAGGAGTAGAGTGCCGAAGTAAGGGCACAGTGTTGCCAGATTGTATGATCGGGTATGCGACTGTCTGCAGGAAGCCGGATCCACTCCCAGCTCAAGTTTCCTGCTTTAGACGATGCAAGACGATAGGGCAGGATATGGCGGAAGTAATGAAAGAGAGCAGCAGATCGCAAGGGTTGAGTTCTGGGAAGCTGGTTTTCATCGTCTTCCAGCAAGGTTATCAAGTCTTTCGATGTATCAGCGAAAGAGTTTTTCATAGTAAGATGAGCTTTCGAAGTGGGATGAGTGATGACCGGGCTTTTTATAAAATCCACCAGACCACCTTCGTCCTTTCCGGGCAAAAAGGCGCGATCCAGACCTGCGGCGATCATGTCAGCCTTCTTTATAAGATGCTCTTCCGCCGTCGTGAGGTAGAGTTCGCCAATTAATTCCCTGGATCGCCCTATATGATCCCGAAGTCCAAGAACTTTATCAGGCGGATCGTGAAGAAAGGCGGCAAGTTTTTTCTGCCAGTAATTTTCGTCACTTCGCAAGTTCATTGATATTAACCCTCTTTACTGAGTTTTCTGAATCCAGTTTTTCGTAAACTTTTTTCCAGACATCTAATTGATGCGCTGGGCTGAAATAAAGCTCTTTGGTCTCAGGATTTTTGTTTATCTTCAATCCCATACCGAAAGGAATGTGAACTATAAAACCATAATATTTTTCCCCTTGCTTTCTCACCAGGAGACGAAGAGGCGACGCATGACGATCTCCTTCCCTGAGATGAGCCACAGGATGATGATTTGTTACGGGAATCCCAAGAAGATGTCTTTCGGCGAGATTGCCTTTTGGTTGTAGAGAAAGAGATGTCCGAACATTTATGTAAATCTGAGCGAGTTCCTTCATGACATCCTGCCAGGAATCAAAAGGATTTTTCGTCCTCCATATAGCAAAACCTTTTCCATCTAGAGGAGCATGAGGGTAATCCTTTTCAAAAAGTTTTTCAGTGAATGGAATAGGATCCTGGGGTTGTGAAATTTCCAGGCTATTAACTGCTATTTGGAGACTTCCCCAGCCGTTTCTGGATCTGGATCCTGCCGCTGCGAAGGCTCTAAAGTAGTAAAGAGCTGTTTTGAATAATTCTGCCTGATCCTTATCATCAAGGATTTCAGAAGAAACTGAAAGGAAAATAGTAAAGGAACCACCAGGTTTGAAATACTTTCTGTTGCAAAATACGCCACCTTTTTCTTTCTTGTAACGAATGCATCCATATCCCAGATAGAGCAAGGGATTCACCATTCCTCCGCTACGTTCAACCTCAGGATGTTTTACAAATCCCACCTGTTTCAGTTCCAGTTCCAGACCTTTGCCTATCCTTGGAAAACCATTAATTGTAACGACAACGAGACTTTTCCCCCACTCATCCTTTTCGCCACCGGACCCACCAAAAATTTTATTTTCC
This genomic window contains:
- a CDS encoding RAMP superfamily CRISPR-associated protein; this encodes MSDRSILLRRRFRTEKIEIQATIITPMFLGDAKQAPSLRPEPFKALLRYWWRLAASVKYPSHGELLEAENKIFGGSGGEKDEWGKSLVVVTINGFPRIGKGLELELKQVGFVKHPEVERSGGMVNPLLYLGYGCIRYKKEKGGVFCNRKYFKPGGSFTIFLSVSSEILDDKDQAELFKTALYYFRAFAAAGSRSRNGWGSLQIAVNSLEISQPQDPIPFTEKLFEKDYPHAPLDGKGFAIWRTKNPFDSWQDVMKELAQIYINVRTSLSLQPKGNLAERHLLGIPVTNHHPVAHLREGDRHASPLRLLVRKQGEKYYGFIVHIPFGMGLKINKNPETKELYFSPAHQLDVWKKVYEKLDSENSVKRVNINELAK
- the cas10 gene encoding type III-B CRISPR-associated protein Cas10/Cmr2, with the protein product MNLRSDENYWQKKLAAFLHDPPDKVLGLRDHIGRSRELIGELYLTTAEEHLIKKADMIAAGLDRAFLPGKDEGGLVDFIKSPVITHPTSKAHLTMKNSFADTSKDLITLLEDDENQLPRTQPLRSAALFHYFRHILPYRLASSKAGNLSWEWIRLPADSRIPDHTIWQHCALTSALYSCYELSPERKAAVMVFSIVPVQDFIARSRKLRDHWTASLILSWLSSEAMKAVILRYGSDHIIYPWPVGQPLVELFLDILFSFPRDWKPRYSLEIRAATLPNKIVFLVPAGEEKEAAEFVQKSVSGEWKKVAEETKDLVVKKCFRNLQGKVCLEAFERIFDRQVDSFWEYHWAAGPLLTEQEASDWKDFLPGEVFDVVSEYLGKARAHKLPFSLDENQDTHQSAYYSESFFYSLSHDLAQRSLAATKLMPENLRAEEPGIKCHLHTDLEALRFSCLECSIAGRDCVLNPGRKPDPNPRPSLDPCWIEIRKRFSEKEIKQTERLSAIGLIKRLLYRAVPENHPLKEFFKDAAGFPSTTEVSLSDWLRRNDKRIRDAGLKPREVAEIVHRQDSAESEKNEIETVDDVKTKRVLEIIQKASEDDPVHNVDRYYALLVMDGDNMGKLLAGGFSSEWRDVFHPEIVKRLEAKRISKIYQSFWHEIVRKEENKTLMDENRMLSPSVHGAISQALSEYALNTVPRIVKKHSGWLIYAGGDDVCAVFPVSTAVRAARELAEAYNWAFVRLNNGTVAPIVSDDEISEKDRLLVHLGEGKDISISAGLFMAHHKWPLRAAISRAHELLEDAKHKGRAAMSLSLQKRAGGERLFTAGFKDTFWEEVKVWDSFEKLVEAIARKEISSSVIYDLAELEPALLNLEVDKKSFLGLIASRLEKSKVKPMAVALNELALHIAVLLLGGRSDDENKESISTEVIEIAHFVAEAVRRNKAFV
- a CDS encoding type III-B CRISPR module-associated Cmr3 family protein — encoded protein: MSQEQNFFVEQWLELRPLDTLFFRGGDPMEAGETHETGRPLFPPMPYTVVGALRTAILAQRNLSPDLVKKLRDDEDLDAENLPFWGTPQKSGFRIAGPLFMVGRTLLFPAPANWFRENNKGRDILEIFQALPQDNVPRVFTDRACMVWIKNPPRDAEPVTGSYWVTAKALELSAEQENFQLPVKSRIENIRHDKAMAIPRNALFVLENRVGIARDYSLRTTRRGHLYATKHVRLKEGVFLAVGIDKPLVPSHLDPLGVFQFGGEGRMTRYRILGGDIEPPKPKANRLLLLSPLPWRLAQNEKLTQGAYASGKLIRTGGWDMRKGFHKPVETFFPAGTVFFGKSNPGLCELISF